One region of Deinococcus planocerae genomic DNA includes:
- a CDS encoding GNAT family N-acetyltransferase has translation MPVLIDVPPTDQRVIDLMNAQQRELRALYNDTDERTEPFDPTTLSGEGCVLLAVEEDGALLACGALKRTEPDTAEVKRMYTVPGARGRGLGRQILAALIERGREQGYARLVLETGDLQAEALHLYESAGFTRIPNYGYYVGIENSLCYGLPLGVQATRTAP, from the coding sequence ATGCCCGTCCTCATCGACGTTCCGCCCACCGATCAGCGCGTCATCGACCTGATGAACGCCCAGCAACGCGAGTTGCGGGCGCTGTACAACGACACCGACGAGCGCACGGAGCCCTTCGACCCCACGACCCTCTCCGGGGAAGGGTGCGTCCTTCTGGCGGTGGAGGAGGATGGGGCGCTGCTCGCCTGCGGGGCCTTGAAGCGCACCGAACCGGACACGGCGGAGGTCAAGCGCATGTACACGGTGCCGGGGGCGAGGGGGCGGGGCCTGGGTCGCCAGATTCTCGCGGCGTTGATCGAGCGGGGGCGGGAACAGGGATATGCGCGGCTGGTGCTGGAGACGGGGGACTTGCAGGCGGAGGCGCTGCACCTCTACGAGTCGGCAGGCTTTACCCGCATTCCGAACTACGGGTACTACGTGGGGATCGAGAACAGCCTGTGCTATGGGCTGCCGCTGGGGGTGCAGGCGACCCGCACGGCCCCCTGA
- a CDS encoding WGxxGxxG family protein, with amino-acid sequence MKNFTLKAVALSAVLALPMTALAQTDTTTTDTATTTDTATTGTTNTTTTTNNQGTDWGWLGLAGLIGLAGLAGRNANNRR; translated from the coding sequence ATGAAGAACTTCACGCTGAAAGCCGTGGCCCTGTCCGCCGTTCTCGCCCTCCCCATGACCGCCCTCGCCCAGACGGACACGACCACCACCGACACGGCGACCACGACGGATACCGCCACGACCGGGACCACAAACACCACGACCACGACCAATAACCAGGGGACCGACTGGGGCTGGCTGGGCCTCGCCGGACTGATCGGCCTCGCGGGTCTGGCGGGCCGCAACGCCAACAACCGCCGCTGA